A genomic window from Silene latifolia isolate original U9 population chromosome Y, ASM4854445v1, whole genome shotgun sequence includes:
- the LOC141628289 gene encoding protein FAR1-RELATED SEQUENCE 5-like, which translates to MVHMKPSRNLNLFHKKMIMDNSRVNHGPVDSFRMFKEYVKGYKNVGASLEDFKNFSRDVKKYIKEYDVEMLLETFMQKKAMSPSFYFDFEVDDEKRLSKVFWADPISIKNYALFGEAVSFDATYNFNEYKMVFCPFFGVDNHKRCVTFAGGLLRKKDGESFTWLFENFVKAMGDCYPTTIITDQCKDINQAVKDVFGDKTQHRLCMWHIMKKLPDKVGPTICQNTNFLKEINSIVWDGEIDTQEFELRWKSILSSYELSDHEWLKSMFDIRSSWILPTSRDIYLGGIMRTTSRSRIENSFFGNFTNPHLTLVEFWMRFQSAMDAQRWKYAKVICR; encoded by the coding sequence ATGGTTCATATGAAACCATCTAGGAATTTGAATCTCTTTCACAAGAAAATGATCATGGATAATTCAAGAGTAAATCATGGTCCAGTGGATTCCTTTAGAATGTTTAAGGAATATGTAAAAGGGTACAAAAATGTTGGGGCTTCTTTAGaagatttcaaaaacttttcaagggatgttaagaaatatatcaaggaatatGATGTTGAAATGTTATTGGAAACTTTCATGCAAAAAAAGGCTATGTCTCCATCATTTTATTTCGACTTTGAGgtggatgatgaaaaaagactaAGTAAGGTTTTTTGGGCAGATCCAATCTCAATTAAAAACTATGCCCTTTTTGGTGAAGCCGTCTCTTTTGATGCTACTTATAACTTCAATGAATATAAAATGGTGTTTTGTCCGTTCTTTGGTGTGGACAACCATAAAAGATGTGTCACTTTTGCGGGTGGTTTGTTAAGAAAGaaagatggagaatcatttaCCTGGTTATTTGAGAATTTTGTGAAGGCTATGGGTGATTGCTATCCTACTACAATTATAACTGACCAATGCAAAGACATCAATCAAGCTGTAAAAGATGTGTTTGGTGACAAAACACAACACCGAttatgcatgtggcatataatgaaaaagTTGCCAGACAAAGTCGGGCCGACAATTTGCCAAAACACaaactttttgaaggaaataaatTCTATTGTTTGGGATGGAGAGATTGATACACAAGAATTCGAATTGAGATGGAAATCAATCCTTTCTTCGTATGAGCTTTCTGATCATGAGTGGCTGAAGTCAATGTTTGACATACGTTCAAGTTGGATTCTGCCTACTTCGAGAGACATATATCTTGGTGGGATTATGCGCACAACATCAAGGTCGAGAATCGAAAATAGCTTCTTTGGAAATTTCACAAACCCGCACCTCACtcttgttgagttttggatgcgtttccaATCGGCTATGGATGCGCAGCGTTGGAAATATGCTAAGGTGATTTGCCGATGA
- the LOC141628291 gene encoding protein FAR1-RELATED SEQUENCE 1-like, whose translation MDREKDKVYTVDLSGNKFSCSCKMFERIGLLCKHVLWVLKDRGFDDIPTEYLLDRWGKYATCRPIFNVVGTTLLADYNEELGDELLELLGAFNEKLMISIKRGKSKNKKAEIEMLIGSKIPPRS comes from the exons ATGGACCGCGAGAAAGACAAGGTATACACAGTTGATTTAAGTGGTAATAAATTTTCTTGTTCATGTAAGATGTTTGAAAGGATTGGGTTACTTTGTAAGCATGTTCTGTGGGTGTTAAAAGATAGAGGGTTTGATGATATCCCTACGGAGTATCTATTAGACAGATGGGGCAAATATGCAACTTGTCGTCCCATTTTTAATGTTGTTGGGACAACTCTCCTAGCTGATT ATAATGAGGAACTTGGTGATGAGTTGCTTGAACTTCTTGGCGCTTTCAACGAGAAATTGATGATTTCGATTAAGCGTGGGAAGTCAAAAAACAAGAAAGCTGAAATTGAGATGCTTATTGGCTCGAAAATACCGCCTCGAAGCTAG